A single Xylanimonas cellulosilytica DSM 15894 DNA region contains:
- a CDS encoding extracellular solute-binding protein, with amino-acid sequence MRKIRKSSAAVATVATLALALTACSSGGNEAPETEGTEAAGETELIGADQSVGAMENFAAGTAFKATEPLEFSLMYRDHPNYPVSDDWSIFANLEANQNVTFNRTDIPLSDWDNKRSLLIGAGDFPDITTVFYPGQESQFVASQALLPVSDYIDYLPNFKQKVEEWELQDELDTHRQDDGKYYILPGLRQSPDVQYSVCINDDLWSQAGITEDPATWDAFAEDLAKVKEATDVTYPFSDRWNENPAPLGALQKIMGASFDTVAGWDYSPTVFNEAAGEFELTATTDGYKEMVTYLAGLVADGLLDPEITQVDDIAIQKFLNGESAAISCNTQVVQSDLRDKAAELNTTINTHLIVLPAGPAGNVISGSRLAQGVVLNGDVAEKPYFKALLQFVDWLYFSDEGIEFAVWGAEGETFEREGDKRVLNADINGFNQNLDATKKLQADFGYFNGVFMAGTGSTDDLIQSTMTEEIAEWTSTVLANSELRPTNPASPMDEAQLEQLGLLEAQVKDAVNTATAEFITGKRSLDDWDAFVAQINQLGGEQIVQNYNEAFQKNQ; translated from the coding sequence ATGAGGAAGATCCGCAAGAGCTCGGCTGCGGTGGCGACAGTCGCCACCCTGGCCCTGGCTCTGACCGCCTGCTCGTCGGGCGGGAACGAAGCACCCGAGACCGAGGGCACCGAGGCCGCGGGCGAGACGGAGCTCATCGGAGCCGACCAGTCGGTCGGCGCGATGGAGAACTTTGCGGCGGGCACGGCCTTCAAGGCCACCGAGCCGCTGGAGTTCTCGCTCATGTACCGCGATCACCCGAACTACCCGGTGAGCGACGACTGGTCGATCTTCGCGAACCTCGAGGCGAACCAGAACGTCACGTTCAACCGCACCGACATCCCGCTGTCCGACTGGGACAACAAGCGCTCGCTCCTCATCGGCGCCGGTGACTTCCCGGACATCACCACGGTGTTCTACCCGGGCCAGGAGTCGCAGTTCGTCGCCAGCCAGGCGCTGCTGCCCGTCTCGGACTACATCGACTACCTGCCGAACTTCAAGCAGAAGGTCGAGGAGTGGGAGCTCCAGGACGAGCTCGACACCCACCGCCAGGACGACGGCAAGTACTACATCCTGCCGGGCCTGCGCCAGTCTCCGGACGTGCAGTACTCGGTCTGCATCAACGACGACCTGTGGTCGCAGGCCGGCATCACCGAGGACCCGGCCACGTGGGACGCGTTCGCCGAGGACCTCGCGAAGGTCAAGGAGGCGACCGACGTCACCTACCCGTTCTCGGACCGCTGGAACGAGAACCCCGCACCGCTCGGCGCGCTCCAGAAGATCATGGGCGCCAGCTTCGACACCGTGGCCGGCTGGGACTACTCGCCGACCGTGTTCAACGAGGCAGCCGGCGAGTTCGAGCTGACGGCCACCACCGACGGCTACAAGGAGATGGTGACCTACCTGGCCGGGCTCGTCGCCGACGGCCTGCTCGACCCGGAGATCACGCAGGTCGACGACATCGCCATCCAGAAGTTCCTCAACGGTGAGTCCGCCGCGATCAGCTGCAACACGCAGGTCGTCCAGTCCGACCTGCGCGACAAGGCGGCCGAGCTCAACACGACGATCAACACGCACCTCATCGTGCTTCCGGCCGGCCCCGCGGGCAACGTGATCAGCGGCTCGCGCCTCGCGCAGGGCGTCGTGCTCAACGGTGACGTCGCCGAGAAGCCGTACTTCAAGGCGCTGCTCCAGTTCGTCGACTGGCTGTACTTCAGCGACGAGGGCATCGAGTTCGCCGTGTGGGGTGCCGAGGGCGAGACCTTCGAGCGCGAGGGTGACAAGCGAGTGCTCAACGCCGACATCAACGGCTTCAACCAGAACCTCGACGCCACGAAGAAGCTCCAGGCCGACTTCGGCTACTTCAACGGCGTGTTCATGGCCGGTACCGGGTCGACCGACGACCTGATCCAGTCCACGATGACGGAGGAGATCGCCGAGTGGACCTCGACGGTGCTCGCCAACTCCGAGCTGCGCCCGACCAACCCGGCGTCGCCGATGGACGAGGCTCAGCTCGAGCAGCTCGGCCTGCTCGAGGCCCAGGTCAAGGACGCCGTGAACACCGCCACCGCGGAGTTCATCACCGGCAAGCGTTCGCTGGACGACTGGGACGCCTTCGTGGCCCAGATCAACCAGCTGGGCGGCGAGCAGATCGTCCAGAACTACAACGAGGCCTTCCAGAAGAACCAGTGA
- a CDS encoding alpha-glucuronidase, giving the protein MTTAQVDPAVHPAAHPAWLPEAAFAPLGSRRIAVEIAEREWSRLEAEVAATVRAEVEAAVATHGGAVVTPDDAPDLVLAVIAHNDRDAEAFTVARTNGVTRVTAATPRGLLYGLFHVVRLGEAAFEHGDLDVERHAPATSLRMLDHWDNIVVHPAMGQVERGYSGGSIFYDDGVVREDLSRVAQYARLLAASGINRVAINNVNVGPLETRLIDDLLPDVVRIADVFRPYGITTHVSVSWASPVRLRGLPTSDPFSPEVRQWWAGAADRVWAAIPDFGGFVIKADSEGQPGPFAYGRTHADGANMLAAAVAPHGGLIHWRAFVYNHEQDWRDRKTDRAKAAFQHFAPYDGTFADNVIVQIKHGPLDFQVREATSPAIAAMPNTRVAAEFQVTTEYLGHQKHAVYLGRQWSELLSFPYWGEGSATMADIAVGRGPGGHAGGFAAVSNVGDDVFWTGHPFSQANLYAWGRLTWDPTADPIAILDEWTGLTFPGAPAEVRSTIHTILDESWETYEMYTAPLGVCFMVYPHTHYGPSPDGYEYTPWGTYHFADRDGVGVDRTVATGTGYTAQYPEPWSSVYESVETCPDELVLFFHHVPYTHVLHSGKTVIQHVYDTHFDGLERVRSSIAAWEAAAGEFPADLAARVTDRFAEQLRSTTDWRDIINTYFLRKSGIPDAQGRTIY; this is encoded by the coding sequence GTGACCACCGCGCAGGTCGATCCCGCCGTCCACCCCGCAGCCCATCCCGCCTGGCTTCCCGAGGCCGCGTTCGCGCCGCTCGGATCCCGCCGCATCGCCGTCGAGATCGCCGAGCGCGAGTGGTCGCGCCTGGAGGCCGAGGTGGCCGCCACCGTGCGCGCCGAGGTCGAGGCGGCCGTCGCCACGCACGGCGGCGCCGTCGTCACCCCCGACGACGCACCGGACCTGGTCCTGGCCGTCATCGCTCACAACGACCGCGACGCCGAGGCGTTCACCGTCGCCCGCACGAACGGCGTCACCCGGGTCACCGCGGCGACCCCGCGCGGGCTGCTCTACGGACTGTTCCACGTGGTGCGCCTCGGCGAGGCGGCGTTCGAGCACGGCGACCTCGACGTCGAGCGGCACGCCCCCGCGACGTCGCTGCGCATGCTCGACCACTGGGACAACATCGTCGTCCACCCCGCCATGGGGCAGGTCGAGCGCGGCTACTCGGGCGGATCGATCTTCTACGACGACGGCGTGGTCCGGGAGGACCTCTCGCGCGTCGCGCAGTACGCGCGCCTGCTCGCGGCGTCCGGCATCAACCGCGTCGCGATCAACAACGTCAACGTCGGCCCGCTCGAGACCCGCCTCATCGACGACCTGCTGCCCGACGTCGTGCGCATCGCGGACGTGTTCCGCCCGTACGGCATCACCACGCACGTCTCCGTGTCGTGGGCCTCGCCGGTGCGCCTCCGCGGCCTGCCGACGTCGGACCCCTTCTCCCCCGAGGTGCGGCAGTGGTGGGCCGGCGCCGCCGACCGCGTGTGGGCCGCGATCCCCGACTTCGGCGGGTTCGTCATCAAGGCCGACTCCGAGGGCCAGCCCGGCCCGTTCGCCTACGGTCGCACCCACGCCGACGGCGCCAACATGCTCGCCGCCGCCGTCGCCCCGCACGGCGGGCTGATCCACTGGCGCGCGTTCGTCTACAACCACGAGCAGGACTGGCGCGACCGCAAGACGGACCGCGCCAAGGCCGCCTTCCAGCACTTCGCCCCCTACGACGGCACCTTCGCCGACAACGTCATCGTGCAGATCAAGCACGGGCCGCTCGACTTCCAGGTGCGCGAGGCGACCTCGCCGGCCATCGCTGCGATGCCGAACACGCGCGTGGCCGCCGAGTTCCAGGTGACCACCGAGTACCTGGGCCACCAGAAGCACGCCGTGTACCTGGGCCGCCAGTGGTCCGAGCTGCTGTCGTTCCCGTACTGGGGCGAGGGCTCCGCGACGATGGCGGACATCGCCGTCGGGCGCGGCCCCGGTGGTCACGCCGGCGGGTTCGCCGCCGTGTCCAACGTAGGCGACGACGTCTTCTGGACCGGGCACCCGTTCTCGCAGGCCAACCTGTACGCGTGGGGTCGCCTGACCTGGGACCCGACGGCGGACCCGATCGCGATCCTCGACGAGTGGACCGGCCTGACGTTCCCCGGCGCTCCCGCCGAGGTGCGCTCGACGATCCACACGATCCTCGACGAGTCGTGGGAGACGTACGAGATGTACACCGCCCCGCTCGGCGTGTGCTTCATGGTGTACCCGCACACCCACTACGGCCCTTCGCCCGACGGCTACGAGTACACCCCGTGGGGCACCTACCACTTCGCGGACCGCGACGGCGTGGGCGTCGACCGCACCGTGGCGACCGGCACCGGTTACACGGCCCAGTACCCCGAGCCGTGGTCCTCCGTGTACGAGTCCGTCGAGACGTGCCCCGACGAGCTGGTGCTGTTCTTCCACCACGTGCCGTACACGCACGTGCTGCACAGCGGCAAGACCGTGATCCAGCACGTGTACGACACGCACTTCGACGGCCTGGAGCGCGTGCGGTCGTCCATCGCCGCGTGGGAGGCGGCGGCCGGCGAGTTCCCCGCCGACCTCGCCGCCCGCGTCACGGACCGCTTCGCCGAGCAGCTCCGCTCGACGACGGACTGGCGCGACATCATCAACACGTACTTCCTGCGCAAGTCCGGCATCCCGGACGCCCAGGGCCGCACGATCTACTGA
- a CDS encoding GH39 family glycosyl hydrolase yields the protein MSTVVVPQTPIATQSDAWRKVVGTCHMVMGLRKDYLDSLRVVQAEIGFEHIRGHGIFHDWMGVLRRYDVAGHAGTRYVWTYLDQIVDAYLEVGIKPFLELGFMPEALASGPETVFWWKGNITPPADYREWNALVAATLRHLIARYGRDEVLSWPVEVWNEPSLPEFWKDASKAEYFRLYEETAKTVKDVDAGFQVGGPATSPQADDWYVPFAEHTDATDTPVDFFSFHAYATGPAQHVPFGVYQTMHGAGSLLEQFARPRTILGGHRLASVPHHVTEFNTSYRPDNPVHDTAYNAAYLAPTLVGGGDLVDSFSYWTFSDMFEEQGVPAAIFHGGFGLLTHRQIKKPTYHLYAFMARLGTQVLARGDDHLVTRHDDGRITVLAWQPVGGTDDPTEPDTHTLRLSIPLARPDGTTPATAYVHRRRVNNHDGNAFTAWQQLGRPASPTTRQLDRLYEAAEPTVTHHATDVAPGIGRIDLPLTLAHHEITLIEIDPVTDETPTWTDDTRILGR from the coding sequence GTGAGCACCGTCGTCGTCCCCCAGACCCCGATCGCGACCCAGTCCGATGCCTGGCGCAAGGTGGTGGGCACCTGCCACATGGTGATGGGCCTGCGCAAGGACTATCTGGACTCGCTGCGTGTGGTGCAGGCGGAGATCGGGTTCGAGCACATTCGTGGCCACGGCATCTTCCATGACTGGATGGGGGTGCTGCGCCGGTACGACGTGGCCGGACATGCGGGGACCCGATATGTGTGGACGTATCTGGACCAGATCGTCGATGCGTATCTGGAGGTGGGGATCAAGCCGTTCCTCGAGCTGGGGTTCATGCCCGAGGCGCTCGCCTCGGGTCCGGAGACGGTGTTCTGGTGGAAGGGGAACATCACCCCGCCGGCGGATTACCGGGAGTGGAACGCGTTGGTGGCGGCCACGCTGCGGCATCTGATCGCCCGGTACGGGCGTGATGAGGTGTTGTCCTGGCCGGTCGAGGTGTGGAACGAGCCGTCCCTGCCGGAGTTCTGGAAGGACGCGTCCAAGGCGGAGTACTTCCGCCTGTACGAGGAAACGGCGAAGACGGTCAAGGATGTCGATGCCGGGTTCCAGGTCGGCGGCCCGGCCACCTCCCCGCAGGCCGACGACTGGTATGTGCCGTTCGCGGAGCACACCGACGCCACCGACACCCCGGTGGACTTCTTCTCCTTCCACGCCTACGCGACCGGTCCGGCCCAGCACGTCCCGTTCGGGGTCTACCAGACCATGCACGGTGCGGGCAGCCTGCTCGAGCAGTTCGCCCGGCCCCGCACGATCCTGGGCGGGCACCGCCTGGCGTCGGTGCCGCACCACGTCACCGAGTTCAACACGTCCTACCGGCCCGACAACCCGGTGCACGACACCGCGTACAACGCGGCCTACCTCGCCCCGACCCTGGTCGGTGGCGGGGACCTGGTGGACTCGTTCTCCTACTGGACGTTCTCGGACATGTTCGAAGAACAAGGCGTGCCCGCGGCGATCTTCCACGGCGGGTTCGGGCTGCTGACCCACCGGCAGATCAAGAAGCCCACCTACCACCTGTACGCGTTCATGGCCCGCCTGGGCACCCAGGTCCTGGCCCGCGGGGATGACCACCTCGTGACCCGGCACGACGACGGCCGCATCACCGTGCTCGCCTGGCAACCCGTGGGCGGCACCGACGACCCCACCGAGCCCGACACGCACACCCTGCGCCTGTCCATCCCCCTGGCCCGGCCCGACGGCACCACCCCCGCCACCGCGTACGTCCACCGCCGCCGCGTCAACAACCACGACGGCAACGCGTTCACCGCCTGGCAACAGCTCGGCCGCCCCGCCTCACCCACCACCCGCCAGCTCGACCGCCTCTACGAAGCCGCCGAACCCACCGTGACCCACCACGCCACCGACGTCGCCCCCGGCATCGGCCGCATCGACCTCCCCCTGACCCTCGCCCACCACGAGATCACCCTCATCGAGATCGACCCCGTCACCGACGAAACCCCCACCTGGACCGACGACACCCGCATCCTCGGTAGGTAG
- a CDS encoding carbohydrate ABC transporter permease has protein sequence MTELEDRPDIAAVRTSLTQIKDTPGTVVFRWFNYTFLTLLSLVTVYPFVNIIAKSFSSDGAIAAGKVNIWPVGFNLTTFQAVVSDSMFWLNYRNTVVYTVVGTMIAMAITTTFAYALSRQNLRGRGPLIGLAVFTMFFSGGLIPNYLLVTQWLGMRNTIWAIVLPGALSVFNLLVMKAFFENFPAELEEAAALDGLSTYGIFFRVVLPLSKAVIATMILFYAVSQWNSWFGAFLYLDDKRMFPVMMYLRNLIASVTGAQEVTGSVDDAVQIGANIQAVTMLLTVLPIICIYPFVQKYFVSGVMLGSVKG, from the coding sequence GTGACCGAACTCGAAGACCGCCCAGATATCGCGGCGGTCCGCACCTCGCTGACCCAGATCAAGGACACTCCGGGCACCGTCGTGTTCCGGTGGTTCAACTACACGTTCCTGACTCTGCTGTCCCTGGTGACGGTCTACCCGTTCGTCAACATCATCGCGAAGTCGTTCTCGTCCGACGGCGCCATCGCCGCCGGCAAGGTGAACATCTGGCCCGTCGGCTTCAACCTCACGACCTTCCAGGCCGTCGTGTCCGACTCGATGTTCTGGCTCAACTACCGCAACACCGTCGTCTACACGGTGGTCGGCACGATGATCGCCATGGCGATCACGACGACGTTCGCCTACGCGCTGAGCCGGCAGAACCTTCGCGGCCGCGGCCCGCTCATCGGGCTCGCCGTGTTCACCATGTTCTTCAGCGGTGGTCTGATCCCGAACTACCTGCTGGTCACCCAGTGGCTGGGCATGCGCAACACCATCTGGGCGATCGTGCTGCCGGGTGCGCTGAGCGTGTTCAACCTGCTGGTGATGAAGGCGTTCTTCGAGAACTTCCCGGCCGAGCTCGAAGAAGCGGCCGCACTCGACGGGCTCTCCACCTACGGCATCTTCTTCAGGGTGGTCCTCCCGCTGTCGAAGGCAGTTATCGCCACGATGATCCTCTTCTACGCGGTGTCCCAGTGGAACAGCTGGTTCGGTGCGTTCCTCTACCTCGATGACAAGCGCATGTTCCCGGTGATGATGTACCTGCGGAACCTCATCGCGTCGGTCACCGGTGCCCAGGAGGTCACCGGGAGCGTCGACGACGCCGTCCAGATCGGCGCGAACATCCAGGCGGTGACGATGCTGCTGACGGTCCTACCCATCATCTGCATCTACCCGTTCGTTCAGAAGTACTTCGTCTCGGGCGTGATGCTCGGCTCCGTCAAGGGCTGA
- a CDS encoding ABC transporter permease — translation MAHRSEVIDLAAAGAGGSVGAFDHREEQKLRFKNSWGHALRRDWRLYTFVIVPVIFLLIFRYAPMVGNVIAFRRFRPGGNPLGDEWVGLYYFNMFLDNPLFWSVFWNTVILGGLWMIIGFPLPIILALLLNEVRSRKLKRSVQTLTYLPHFLSIVIVAGIVLQLTSVNGSINQLLGTFGIEPIAIMQQPEYFRAVYIISEAWQTVGWGTILYLAALTTIDDQLYEAARIDGANRWRQTWHITLPGIRPTIVVLLILNIGTFMAVGFEKVLLLQNPLIYSTGDVITTYLFRVGVQSSQYSYATAIGLFESVIGLALVLSANFISKKLVGSSLW, via the coding sequence GTGGCGCATCGGAGTGAGGTGATCGACCTCGCGGCGGCAGGAGCAGGTGGCTCCGTCGGGGCGTTCGATCACCGGGAGGAGCAGAAGCTCCGTTTCAAGAACTCGTGGGGGCACGCCCTGCGCCGGGACTGGCGGCTGTACACGTTCGTCATCGTCCCGGTGATCTTCCTGCTGATCTTCCGGTACGCGCCGATGGTCGGAAACGTCATCGCGTTCCGCCGGTTCCGGCCGGGCGGCAACCCGCTCGGTGACGAGTGGGTCGGCCTCTACTACTTCAACATGTTCCTGGACAACCCGCTGTTCTGGTCGGTGTTCTGGAACACGGTGATCCTGGGCGGGCTGTGGATGATCATCGGCTTCCCGCTGCCGATCATCCTCGCGCTGCTCCTCAACGAGGTGCGGTCGCGCAAGCTCAAGCGGAGCGTCCAGACGCTCACCTACCTGCCGCACTTCCTGTCGATCGTGATCGTCGCGGGCATCGTGCTGCAGCTCACCTCGGTCAACGGGTCGATCAACCAGCTCTTGGGCACGTTCGGCATCGAGCCCATCGCGATCATGCAGCAGCCGGAGTACTTCCGAGCGGTGTACATCATCTCGGAGGCGTGGCAGACCGTCGGCTGGGGCACGATCCTCTATCTCGCCGCGCTCACCACGATCGACGACCAGCTCTACGAGGCGGCACGCATCGACGGCGCGAACCGCTGGCGCCAGACCTGGCACATCACGCTGCCGGGTATCCGCCCCACGATCGTCGTGCTGCTCATCCTCAACATCGGCACCTTCATGGCGGTCGGTTTCGAGAAGGTGCTGCTCCTGCAGAACCCGCTCATCTACTCGACGGGTGACGTCATCACCACGTACCTGTTCCGCGTGGGCGTCCAGTCCAGCCAGTACTCGTACGCGACCGCCATCGGCCTGTTCGAGTCGGTCATCGGCCTGGCACTCGTCCTGTCCGCGAACTTCATCTCGAAGAAGCTTGTTGGGAGCTCCCTGTGGTGA
- a CDS encoding LacI family DNA-binding transcriptional regulator encodes MTSVTREPSPDRGATIAQIAHEIGVSVPTVSKVLNGRSDVAAETRARVEDALERHHYRRRKAAPPPAGAGLIDLVFHRIGSSWSMEIIRGVEDAAAAARMSVILSELGGVHRPPRAWLDATLLRPPRGVVMVASRLSPAQQRQLAHRSIPVVVIDTDGEPPPDVPTVGSDNWNGGLIATRHLLALGHRRIAAVSGPADMLCSHARLDGFRTAHAEAGATVDDDLILPGNFYVESGYRAGHELLTRRQRPTAIFAGSDMAALGVLRAAHELGLVVPRDVSVVGYDDLSLAQWAHPALTTVRQPLAEMGSMATGMLVDLVEGRQPQTRRINLATELVVRESTAEPA; translated from the coding sequence ATGACGTCAGTCACCCGGGAGCCCTCACCCGACCGGGGGGCGACCATCGCGCAGATCGCGCACGAGATCGGAGTCTCGGTACCCACGGTGTCGAAGGTGCTCAACGGGCGCTCCGACGTCGCCGCCGAGACGCGCGCCCGCGTCGAGGACGCCCTCGAGCGGCACCACTACCGCCGCCGCAAGGCCGCCCCGCCCCCCGCCGGCGCCGGGCTGATCGACCTCGTCTTCCACCGCATCGGATCGTCCTGGTCGATGGAGATCATCCGCGGTGTCGAGGACGCCGCCGCCGCGGCCCGCATGAGCGTGATCCTCTCCGAGCTGGGCGGGGTGCACCGCCCCCCGCGGGCGTGGCTCGACGCGACGCTCCTGCGCCCACCGCGCGGCGTCGTCATGGTCGCGTCCCGGCTGTCCCCCGCGCAGCAGCGACAGCTCGCCCACCGGTCCATCCCCGTCGTCGTCATCGACACCGACGGCGAACCGCCGCCCGACGTGCCCACCGTCGGATCCGACAACTGGAACGGCGGGCTGATCGCCACCCGGCACCTGCTGGCGCTCGGGCACCGGCGCATCGCCGCCGTCAGCGGCCCGGCCGACATGCTGTGCTCGCACGCCCGGCTGGACGGCTTCCGGACCGCGCACGCCGAGGCCGGCGCCACCGTGGACGACGACCTGATCCTGCCGGGCAATTTCTACGTCGAGAGCGGGTATCGCGCAGGCCACGAGCTGCTCACGCGACGGCAACGCCCGACGGCGATCTTCGCGGGGTCCGACATGGCCGCGCTGGGCGTGCTGCGGGCCGCTCACGAGCTGGGTCTGGTCGTCCCGCGCGACGTCTCGGTGGTGGGGTACGACGACCTCTCGCTCGCCCAGTGGGCGCACCCCGCGCTGACCACGGTGCGCCAGCCGCTGGCCGAGATGGGCTCCATGGCCACGGGCATGCTGGTCGACCTGGTCGAGGGCCGCCAGCCGCAGACCCGGCGCATCAACCTCGCGACCGAGCTCGTCGTCCGCGAGTCGACGGCAGAGCCCGCATGA
- a CDS encoding LacI family DNA-binding transcriptional regulator: MVTVRDVARAAGVSISTVSRALSAPEMVAAPTRDRVAAIAAELGYQPNRAAAGLRAGRTGALGLLVPDLANPYFAAVAKGVAERAREHGLGVFVVDSDEDPAVEVEVLRSLAHQTDGVILASPRAVEADREAVGAKPVVVVNQDGPLAVVTDVAAGVRLALEHLRGLGHRRIAYVGGPATSWSDARRRAALGDADVVALGPHHPTVAGGAAAADAVVASGATAAITFNDVVAVGLVRAVRERGLRVPEDLSVVGCDDTFLAALVTPALTSIGTDLREVGRSATELLVGRLTAAPGSGPDDAAPATITLPGTLTVRDSTTTAPPTP, encoded by the coding sequence GTGGTCACGGTCCGCGACGTCGCCCGCGCGGCGGGAGTGTCGATCTCGACGGTCTCGCGGGCGCTCTCGGCACCCGAGATGGTCGCCGCCCCCACACGCGACCGCGTGGCGGCGATCGCCGCGGAGCTCGGCTACCAGCCCAACCGTGCGGCCGCCGGTCTGCGCGCCGGACGCACCGGCGCGCTCGGCCTGCTGGTCCCCGACCTCGCGAACCCGTACTTCGCCGCCGTGGCCAAGGGTGTCGCCGAGCGCGCGCGGGAGCACGGGCTCGGCGTGTTCGTCGTCGACTCCGACGAGGACCCCGCCGTGGAGGTCGAGGTGCTGCGCAGCCTGGCCCACCAGACCGACGGCGTCATCCTCGCCTCGCCGCGCGCCGTCGAGGCGGACCGGGAGGCGGTCGGGGCGAAGCCCGTCGTCGTCGTCAACCAGGACGGGCCGCTCGCCGTCGTCACCGACGTCGCCGCCGGCGTCCGGCTGGCGCTGGAGCACCTGCGCGGGCTGGGGCACCGCCGGATCGCCTACGTCGGCGGCCCGGCGACGTCGTGGTCCGACGCGCGGCGCCGCGCCGCGCTCGGCGACGCGGACGTCGTGGCGCTCGGTCCGCACCACCCCACCGTGGCGGGCGGGGCCGCGGCCGCCGACGCCGTCGTCGCGTCCGGGGCGACGGCAGCGATCACGTTCAACGACGTCGTCGCCGTCGGGCTGGTGCGCGCCGTACGCGAACGCGGCCTGCGCGTGCCGGAGGACCTGTCGGTGGTGGGCTGCGACGACACGTTCCTCGCCGCGCTCGTGACCCCGGCGCTCACGAGCATCGGCACGGACCTGCGCGAGGTGGGCCGCAGCGCGACCGAGCTGCTCGTCGGCAGGCTCACGGCGGCGCCCGGGAGCGGGCCCGACGACGCGGCGCCCGCGACGATCACGCTCCCGGGCACGCTGACCGTGCGCGATTCGACGACGACGGCGCCGCCGACCCCCTGA
- a CDS encoding glycosyltransferase, translating to MSLNSSPRGLRVLSVYEGFFSGGARQLHSTVVAGLHAGGRQRHAALSIHAEIRRENTLQRMVDDQRFRMLRSAGVHVSTVGRRPDDGLDPRVFLPAELERAAAEVRGAHVVMSLKEQPLRLTNALDVARPVVACLHRSDPEHQGSALGDLLLAARTGRLAAVVCCAESTRDAYRAAGVPDSLLHVVPNGIDLTRFRPVRVPRRRALRGALGLPGDATVVVFAARFDAMKNPALFIAAARQFLERDPAGHVVLCGAGMSEANPDLMVELGLAFGDRPDLLDRVHALGVRPDMEQLYAVADVVALTSVFGEASPLCLMEGAMCGAIPVTTPVGDSARTVDGIGFVTGFDAAEIAETWIEAAARRDELAGALTAARPRFSHVRMLAGYAQVLESAERGAGARFAVA from the coding sequence GTGTCCCTGAACTCGTCCCCGCGCGGACTGCGCGTGCTCTCGGTCTACGAGGGCTTCTTCTCGGGTGGTGCGCGACAGCTCCACTCCACCGTCGTCGCCGGCCTGCACGCCGGCGGCCGGCAACGCCACGCGGCACTGTCGATCCACGCCGAGATCCGCCGCGAGAACACGCTGCAGCGCATGGTCGACGACCAGCGGTTCCGGATGCTGCGCTCCGCGGGCGTGCACGTGAGCACCGTCGGCCGGCGCCCGGACGACGGGCTCGACCCGCGCGTCTTCCTGCCGGCCGAGCTCGAGCGCGCCGCCGCCGAGGTGCGCGGGGCTCACGTCGTGATGTCCCTCAAGGAGCAGCCGCTGCGGCTGACCAACGCGCTCGACGTCGCCCGCCCCGTCGTCGCGTGCCTGCACCGGTCCGACCCCGAGCACCAGGGCAGCGCGCTCGGCGACCTGCTCCTGGCCGCCCGCACCGGCCGGCTCGCCGCCGTCGTCTGCTGCGCCGAGTCCACCCGCGACGCCTACCGCGCCGCCGGGGTGCCCGACTCCCTGCTGCACGTGGTGCCCAACGGGATCGACCTCACGAGGTTCCGGCCCGTGCGCGTGCCGCGTCGTCGTGCGCTGCGCGGTGCGCTCGGCCTGCCCGGCGACGCGACCGTCGTCGTCTTCGCGGCCCGCTTCGACGCCATGAAGAACCCCGCGCTGTTCATCGCCGCCGCACGGCAGTTCCTGGAGCGCGACCCGGCGGGCCACGTCGTGCTGTGCGGCGCGGGGATGTCCGAGGCCAACCCGGACCTGATGGTCGAGCTCGGGCTCGCGTTCGGGGACCGCCCCGACCTGCTCGACCGCGTCCACGCCCTCGGGGTGCGGCCCGACATGGAGCAGCTCTACGCCGTCGCCGACGTCGTCGCCCTCACCTCCGTGTTCGGCGAGGCGTCGCCGCTGTGCCTGATGGAGGGTGCGATGTGCGGCGCGATCCCCGTGACGACGCCGGTGGGCGACTCCGCCCGCACCGTCGACGGCATCGGGTTCGTGACCGGCTTCGACGCCGCCGAGATCGCCGAGACCTGGATCGAGGCGGCCGCCCGCCGCGACGAGCTCGCCGGGGCGCTGACGGCGGCCCGCCCGCGGTTCAGCCACGTGCGCATGCTCGCCGGCTACGCCCAGGTGCTCGAGTCGGCAGAGCGCGGGGCCGGGGCCCGCTTCGCGGTGGCGTGA